In one Brassica oleracea var. oleracea cultivar TO1000 chromosome C9, BOL, whole genome shotgun sequence genomic region, the following are encoded:
- the LOC106315156 gene encoding uncharacterized protein LOC106315156 yields MAPGKKAEIDAMLDVLREEVNKIGVVERSMEDLKESVMEIRNRMSVMERLEKRLDETEETRKKEFAALFQATLQSQMEEEISPPIKRPGKQIATEEEGSGLFRAGTSGFRSESVTRMGEARRELENDGRNRSQSHHDLQWQQNELGPDDLPRKLKIPIFDGESAESWVLRVEQYFELGEFSEERKLRVVRMCFDGEALMWYRWERDRNPFVSWDQMKYRVLEQISTNHETTARERLMTLKQEGTVREYIKDFISLASNAPELSDTVLETAFMIGLKPQIKAGVKLMEPRSLRKMMSVAKLVEEWVNYGDPSTASQTMKGAKGGSQTMSSSFPTRNGPNLGSGSGSHNNQRPKTYQGQEKNAFAEKKPANQNSNYNGRSRTPFRRLSLAEYARYKAEGLCFQCGEKSHARRDCPNKELMVLVVQEEDGDEKDQEEEAEKVEEEVPEFAECAVLSTRSAMGISSPKTIKLRRSVQEVQAIVLIDSGATHNFIDSRLMRELGLVAEETQSFGVITGSGKPVRGGGICRNVTLTMQGYSITTDFLPLDLNNVDIILGIQWLETLGEMRVNWKLQTLKIPMEGKLTTLQGVPDLCSSEVSFKAVRKLLEQTEVSVVVECRVLLTKEKGKPGVPTTMQKLLSRYEQVFAEPQGLPPSRGREHEGSFDTLTRRKRR; encoded by the coding sequence ATGGCGCCAGGGAAGAAAGCGGAGATCGATGCTATGTTGGATGTCTTGAGGGAAGAGGTGAACAAAATCGGGGTGGTGGAACGTTCGATGGAGGATCTCAAGGAGAGTGTGATGGAGATCCGAAATCGGATGAGTGTGATGGAACGTTTGGAGAAACGTTTGGACGAGACCGAGGAGACGAGAAAGAAGGAGTTTGCGGCGTTGTTCCAAGCAACGTTACAGAGCCAAATGGAGGAAGAGATCTCACCGCCGATAAAACGTCCGGGGAAGCAGATCGCGACCGAAGAGGAGGGTAGCGGTCTTTTTCGCGCCGGAACGTCGGGGTTTCGATCGGAGTCTGTTACACGTATGGGTGAGGCTAGACGCGAGCTGGAGAATGATGGACGTAATCGCTCGCAGAGTCATCATGATCTCCAGTGGCAGCAGAACGAGTTGGGGCCCGATGATCTGCCGAGGAAGCTGAAGATTCCGATCTTCGACGGGGAAAGCGCAGAAAGTTGGGTCCTACGCGTTGAGCAATATTTCGAATTGGGTGAGTTCTCAGAGGAGCGGAAGCTGAGAGTGGTGAGGATGTGCTTCGATGGTGAGGCGTTGATGTGGTACCGTTGGGAACGAGATCGTAATCCCTTTGTGAGTTGGGATCAGATGAAATACCGAGTTCTGGAGCAAATCTCGACTAACCACGAAACTACCGCTCGAGAGCGGTTGATGACGTTGAAACAGGAGGGCACGGTGAGGGAGTATATCAAAGATTTCATCTCGCTGGCGTCGAACGCGCCGGAGCTCTCTGATACGGTGCTGGAAACGGCGTTTATGATAGGGTTGAAACCTCAGATCAAGGCGGGGGTGAAGTTGATGGAGCCCCGGAGTCTGAGGAAAATGATGAGCGTGGCGAAACTCGTGGAGGAGTGGGTTAACTACGGCGATCCTTCAACGGCGTCACAAACCATGAAGGGAGCCAAAGGAGGTAGCCAAACGATGTCATCTTCTTTTCCAACGCGTAATGGGCCTAATCTGGGTAGTGGGTCGGGGTCTCATAACAATCAACGGCCCAAGACCTATCAAGGGCAGGAGAAAAACGCGTTCGCTGAGAAGAAGCCGGCGAATCAAAACTCAAATTACAACGGGAGGAGCAGAACGCCATTCCGTCGACTATCACTGGCGGAGTATGCGCGCTATAAGGCGGAGGGCTTGTGCTTCCAATGCGGCGAGAAATCGCATGCCAGGAGAGACTGTCCCAATAAGGAGTTGATGGTGTTGGTGGTACAAGAAGAAGATGGCGATGAGAAGGATCAGGAGGAGGAAGCTGAGAAAGTCGAGGAGGAGGTGCCGGAATTCGCAGAGTGTGCAGTCTTGTCCACGCGATCGGCGATGGGGATATCATCACCTAAAACGATCAAACTCCGAAGGTCTGTCCAAGAGGTTCAAGCTATTGTGCTCATCGACAGCGGGGCTACCCACAATTTTATCGATTCCCGTCTGATGAGAGAGTTGGGGCTCGTGGCTGAAGAAACACAAAGCTTTGGAGTGATCACTGGATCGGGGAAGCCGGTTAGAGGAGGAGGTATATGTAGGAATGTCACATTGACGATGCAGGGATATTCGATTACGACAGACTTCCTGCCTCTCGATCTCAACAATGTGGACATCATACTAGGAATTCAATGGCTCGAGACGTTGGGAGAGATGAGAGTCAACTGGAAGCTGCAGACATTGAAAATCCCAATGGAAGGAAAGTTGACAACGCTTCAAGGGGTCCCGGACCTTTGCAGCTCAGAGGTGTCTTTCAAAGCGGTGCGGAAGTTGTTGGAACAGACTGAAGTAAGTGTCGTTGTCGAGTGTAGGGTGTTACTCACGAAGGAGAAGGGTAAGCCAGGGGTTCCAACGACTATGCAGAAGTTGCTGTCGCGGTATGAGCAAGTGTTTGCTGAGCCACAAGGGCTGCCTCCTTCCAGAGGAAGAGAACACGAAGGCTCTTTCGATACCCTCACGCGCAGAAAGAGGAGATAG
- the LOC106318067 gene encoding cinnamoyl-CoA reductase 1 produces the protein MANSGEGKVVCVTGASGYIASWLVKSLLSRGYTVKASVRDPSDPKKTQHLLSLDGAKERLHLFKADLLEEGSFDSAIDGCEGVFHTASPFYHDVKDPQAELIDPAVKGTLNVLNSCTKASSVKRVVVTSSMAAVAYNGKPLTPDVTVDETWFSDPEVCKTSKMWYVLSKTLAEDAAWKFAKEKGLDIVTINPAMVIGPLLQPTLNTSAAAILNFINGAKTFSNSTFGWVSVKDVANAHIQAYEIPSANGRYCMVERVLHHSEIVNILRQLYPNLQLPESCADENPYVPTYQVSKEKIKSLGIDYIPLEVSIKETVESLKEKGFINF, from the exons ATGGCAAACAGTGGTGAAGGTAAAGTGGTGTGTGTAACAGGAGCATCTGGTTACATCGCTTCTTGGCTCGTCAAGTCCCTCCTTAGCCGTGGCTACACCGTTAAGGCATCCGTCCGTGACCCCA GTGATCCGAAAAAAACACAACACTTGCTTTCCTTGGATGGTGCAAAGGAAAGACTTCACTTGTTCAAAGCAGACCTTTTGGAAGAAGGATCTTTCGACTCAGCGATTGATGGATGTGAAGGAGTTTTCCACACTGCTTCCCCGTTTTATCATGATGTCAAAGACCCACAG GCTGAACTTATTGATCCTGCTGTTAAGGGAACACTTAACGTTTTGAATTCGTGCACCAAAGCATCTTCTGTCAAAAGGGTTGTTGTTACCTCCTCCATGGCAGCCGTTGCTTACAATGGTAAACCACTCACACCTGATGTAACCGTCGACGAGACTTGGTTCTCTGATCCAGAGGTTTGCAAGACTTCAAAG ATGTGGTATGTTCTCTCCAAGACCTTGGCGGAAGATGCTGCTTGGAAGTTCGCTAAAGAGAAAGGCTTGGACATTGTTACGATCAACCCAGCAATGGTGATTGGCCCTCTCCTACAGCCAACTCTCAACACAAGTGCTGCTGCTATACTAAACTTTATTAATG GTGCAAAGACATTCTCTAACTCAACTTTTGGATGGGTTAGCGTAAAGGACGTAGCCAATGCGCACATCCAAGCATATGAGATCCCTTCAGCTAATGGACGTTATTGTATGGTCGAGAGAGTCCTTCACCACTCTGAGATTGTGAACATTCTGCGTCAGCTTTACCCAAATCTCCAACTCCCTGAAAG TTGTGCCGATGAGAATCCATATGTTCCGACGTATCAAGTGTCCAAGGAGAAAATAAAGAGCCTTGGGATAGACTACATACCCTTGGAAGTTAGCATTAAGGAGACCGTCGAGTCCTTGAAGGAGAAAGGTTTCATAAACTTCTGA